One Paenibacillus crassostreae DNA segment encodes these proteins:
- a CDS encoding stalk domain-containing protein, whose amino-acid sequence MKSRKWAIIATTACLLLGTSVIALASNPIKLMINGHEHKTDTPPQIINGQVMLPLNIVTELFNKKISYDANINVVNIQDKKDIVISELGNIKITGMEDDYGVYEHLRIYQDQTNRSLAGYNVMNPTYAPEISSVDLNGDEKREIAIILTTGYGTGVYLSEIRILSDDLGRNMPVEDALFTFKKQWTGKVSNKGIEMRINDKQILLPNELLNEERENWFEEPMIGNIVHYYIENKTLKASAAVQISPGEFIGELETHYEYINGIFVAGEATFSKFDE is encoded by the coding sequence TTGAAATCTAGGAAGTGGGCTATTATTGCCACAACAGCATGTCTATTACTCGGAACTTCTGTCATTGCATTAGCATCAAATCCAATCAAATTAATGATAAATGGTCATGAACACAAGACCGATACACCTCCTCAAATCATAAATGGACAAGTCATGTTGCCATTGAATATAGTTACAGAATTATTTAATAAAAAAATATCTTACGACGCGAACATTAATGTAGTGAATATCCAAGATAAAAAAGATATTGTGATTTCAGAATTAGGTAACATTAAGATAACCGGTATGGAAGATGATTATGGAGTATATGAACATTTGCGTATCTATCAAGATCAAACTAACCGATCACTCGCTGGCTATAATGTAATGAACCCAACGTATGCTCCAGAGATTAGTTCCGTCGATTTAAATGGTGATGAAAAGCGTGAAATTGCCATTATTCTAACAACAGGCTATGGAACAGGTGTGTACCTAAGTGAAATTCGAATATTAAGCGATGATTTAGGGAGAAATATGCCTGTAGAGGATGCATTATTTACATTTAAGAAACAATGGACAGGGAAAGTCAGTAATAAAGGAATTGAAATGCGGATCAATGACAAGCAAATACTTCTTCCAAATGAGTTGTTGAACGAGGAGAGGGAGAACTGGTTCGAGGAGCCTATGATCGGTAATATTGTTCATTATTATATTGAGAATAAGACATTAAAGGCTTCGGCTGCAGTACAAATATCACCTGGGGAGTTTATTGGTGAGCTTGAAACTCATTACGAGTATATAAATGGTATTTTTGTAGCGGGAGAGGCTACTTTTTCAAAATTTGATGAATAG
- the spo0A gene encoding sporulation transcription factor Spo0A: MQKIEVLLADDNREFTNLLAEYISEQEDMVVTGIAYNGEEVLNMINESRKVPDVLILDIIMPHLDGLGVLERLREMNISPQPKIVMLTAFGQENITQRAVQLGASYYILKPFDMEVLANRVRQLVGQPNVSSPSMTMSNNRSNVLPLGKGKNLDANITSIIHEIGVPAHIKGYQYLREAITMVYNNIEILGAITKTLYPAIAEKFKTTPSRVERAIRHAIEVAWTRGNIDSISHLFGYTINISKSKPTNSEFIAMVADKLRIEHKVS; encoded by the coding sequence TTGCAAAAAATCGAGGTCTTATTAGCGGATGATAACCGGGAATTTACAAATTTGCTTGCCGAATACATATCGGAGCAAGAGGATATGGTTGTTACCGGAATCGCCTATAATGGCGAGGAAGTTCTCAATATGATCAATGAATCTAGAAAAGTCCCTGATGTACTCATCTTAGATATCATTATGCCTCATCTAGACGGTCTTGGAGTACTTGAACGCTTGCGAGAAATGAATATCTCCCCGCAACCTAAAATCGTAATGCTAACAGCATTCGGTCAAGAGAACATCACCCAAAGAGCAGTGCAACTTGGTGCCTCCTACTACATTTTGAAACCATTTGATATGGAAGTGCTTGCGAATCGTGTTCGTCAATTAGTGGGTCAACCAAACGTGAGTTCACCTAGCATGACCATGTCAAACAATAGATCTAACGTTCTTCCACTTGGTAAAGGTAAAAATTTAGATGCAAATATTACGTCCATCATTCATGAGATTGGTGTCCCAGCACATATTAAAGGATATCAATATCTGCGCGAAGCCATTACCATGGTGTATAACAACATTGAGATTCTAGGAGCCATCACGAAGACCCTTTACCCCGCAATCGCTGAGAAATTCAAAACAACACCATCTCGCGTAGAACGTGCCATTCGTCATGCCATTGAAGTGGCCTGGACACGCGGCAACATCGACTCCATCAGTCATCTGTTCGGCTACACGATCAATATAAGCAAGTCTAAGCCGACTAACTCGGAATTTATAGCGATGGTAGCTGACAAGCTTAGAATTGAGCATAAGGTGTCTTAA
- the spoIVB gene encoding SpoIVB peptidase, with translation MSSNLRKKLFVLLSAGLLCFLGTSKPVQSFAAIPNDVRLFTGNSSMLQLAVPVNAQASVDRPDVLQMNGSSLPTLQVSPKQPLNLSSHRIGNARLTLKLFGTIPIKTVRIQVIPGLKVFPGGQTIGVKVKSAGILVVGHHLVTVSQDNRISPGENAGIQLGDLMTHMDGVPLTDISKVGTIVEEAGIGKRKLEISFKRGEKQLSTKLTPAYDEEDKAWRLGLYIRDSAAGVGTLTFYAPDQGVYGALGHVITDMNTQTPIEVGSGQIVESNVTSISKSQDGEPGEKRAHFLKETNILGNIISNTHFGIFGKMTKNPEHGLYKEPISIAFAEEVKEGPAEILTVVDGQQVEKFKVEIVHVARQDAPSTKGLVLKITDPKLINKTGGIVQGMSGSPIVQNGKLIGAVTHVFVNDPKSGYGCFIEWMLQDSGVIPKQSNQQINLKAS, from the coding sequence TTGAGCTCCAACCTTAGGAAGAAATTATTTGTCTTATTATCTGCCGGTCTTTTGTGTTTCCTTGGTACAAGTAAACCTGTACAAAGTTTCGCTGCTATACCTAATGATGTTAGGCTCTTTACAGGTAATTCAAGTATGCTTCAATTAGCAGTTCCAGTTAATGCTCAGGCATCCGTGGATAGACCCGATGTATTACAAATGAACGGATCGTCGCTTCCAACGCTCCAAGTATCGCCTAAACAACCTTTGAACCTTAGTTCTCACCGTATTGGTAACGCTCGACTTACTCTGAAATTATTCGGTACCATCCCAATCAAGACGGTACGAATTCAAGTTATTCCGGGTTTAAAGGTATTCCCTGGGGGACAAACAATTGGAGTAAAAGTGAAATCTGCAGGGATTCTCGTCGTAGGCCATCATTTAGTGACCGTAAGCCAAGATAATCGAATCTCGCCAGGTGAGAATGCTGGAATTCAATTAGGTGACCTTATGACGCATATGGATGGAGTTCCGCTAACGGATATTAGTAAAGTGGGAACAATAGTTGAAGAAGCTGGGATCGGTAAGCGAAAGCTAGAAATTTCCTTCAAAAGAGGAGAGAAGCAATTATCAACAAAATTAACACCTGCTTATGATGAAGAGGATAAAGCTTGGAGGCTTGGTCTTTATATACGTGATTCTGCTGCGGGTGTAGGTACTTTAACATTCTATGCACCTGATCAGGGTGTATATGGAGCACTTGGACATGTGATTACAGATATGAATACACAAACTCCAATCGAAGTTGGAAGTGGTCAAATTGTTGAATCAAACGTTACATCCATCTCCAAAAGTCAAGATGGTGAACCAGGGGAGAAAAGAGCACATTTCCTAAAGGAAACTAATATTCTTGGTAACATTATTAGTAATACACATTTTGGGATCTTCGGTAAAATGACAAAAAACCCTGAACATGGTTTGTATAAAGAACCTATATCTATCGCTTTCGCGGAAGAAGTTAAGGAAGGTCCTGCTGAGATATTAACTGTAGTGGATGGTCAGCAAGTAGAAAAGTTCAAAGTTGAAATTGTTCATGTAGCAAGACAGGATGCTCCCTCAACCAAGGGACTTGTATTAAAAATTACAGATCCAAAATTAATAAATAAGACTGGTGGCATAGTTCAAGGCATGAGTGGAAGTCCAATTGTACAAAATGGTAAATTAATTGGTGCTGTAACGCATGTTTTTGTAAATGATCCTAAGTCAGGTTATGGATGTTTCATTGAATGGATGCTCCAAGATTCAGGAGTAATACCCAAACAATCAAACCAACAAATAAATCTTAAGGCGAGTTAG
- the recN gene encoding DNA repair protein RecN translates to MLVTLSIRNLAVIESVDVHFYSGFHVLTGETGAGKSIIIDALGLLAGGRGSADLIRYGCDKAEIEALFELQEGHPVWDALIKIGIECNHEEYLVIRREITSQGKSASRINGQLVNLTMLREVGEQLVNIHGQHEHQSLLRPERHLYLLDTYGEHIIGPLKASYQEKYSVFVKVEKELRELQSTSQKSFQMLDLYRFQLEEIAVAQLKPGEDEWLAEERVKLSHSEKMMDSVSGAYNILNGQHGVSYVSSAVSLLKDIVNYDENGLKPILEQLQSAYFQLEDAAFQIRDYRENIEFNPERLEEVEHRLDLIITLRRKYGDSVEQIIEYYDKIKKESDLLENKDEHVEKLIQRRDELLVGLLQVAYELSEARKMCSADLASQVESELKDLQMERTTLKVKHDLLEDPRGYEVEGYKVRLTKQGMDNVEFMISPNPGEPLRPLGKIASGGELSRIMLAMKTIFARHDRIPVLIFDEVDTGVSGRAAQSIAEKLFKLSDSCQVFSITHLPQVACMADHQYLIEKNIIDGRTMTSVDNLSDEGRIEELARMLGGVEITTKTRHHAQEMLKLAEARKAVR, encoded by the coding sequence ATGTTAGTAACTTTGTCCATTCGAAATTTAGCAGTTATTGAATCGGTTGACGTACATTTTTATTCGGGATTTCATGTCCTTACAGGAGAGACTGGTGCTGGTAAATCAATCATCATCGATGCTCTTGGTCTATTAGCAGGAGGAAGAGGATCTGCTGATCTTATTCGTTATGGATGTGATAAGGCTGAGATTGAAGCATTATTTGAGCTGCAGGAAGGCCACCCCGTGTGGGATGCACTAATTAAGATTGGTATTGAATGTAATCATGAGGAGTATTTAGTTATCCGACGTGAAATTACATCTCAAGGTAAGAGTGCTTCTAGAATTAACGGACAGCTTGTGAATCTTACGATGCTGCGTGAAGTTGGAGAGCAATTAGTTAATATTCACGGACAACATGAGCATCAGAGCTTGCTTCGACCGGAAAGACATTTATATCTTCTAGATACATATGGTGAGCATATTATCGGACCACTAAAGGCGAGTTATCAGGAGAAATATTCTGTTTTTGTCAAAGTTGAAAAGGAATTGCGAGAGCTGCAAAGTACTAGTCAAAAGTCATTTCAGATGCTAGATTTATATCGATTCCAACTGGAGGAAATCGCTGTAGCGCAATTAAAACCTGGTGAAGATGAATGGTTAGCGGAGGAAAGGGTCAAGCTATCTCATAGTGAGAAAATGATGGATTCCGTATCAGGGGCATACAATATTCTGAATGGACAACATGGCGTGAGTTATGTAAGCTCTGCTGTCTCATTGCTTAAAGACATAGTTAATTATGATGAGAATGGGTTAAAACCTATACTTGAGCAACTACAATCTGCTTATTTCCAGCTTGAAGATGCCGCTTTTCAAATAAGGGATTATCGAGAGAATATTGAATTTAATCCTGAGAGATTGGAAGAAGTTGAACATCGCTTAGACTTAATCATCACGTTACGTAGGAAGTATGGCGACAGTGTTGAACAGATTATTGAGTATTACGATAAGATCAAAAAGGAAAGTGATTTACTAGAAAATAAAGATGAACATGTGGAGAAACTAATTCAACGACGTGATGAACTTCTTGTTGGTTTACTTCAGGTTGCATATGAGTTGAGTGAGGCTAGAAAAATGTGTTCGGCTGATTTAGCATCCCAGGTAGAAAGTGAACTGAAAGACCTTCAAATGGAACGGACGACACTTAAGGTGAAACATGATTTGCTTGAGGATCCACGTGGTTATGAAGTGGAAGGTTATAAGGTACGATTAACGAAGCAAGGGATGGATAATGTTGAATTTATGATATCCCCTAACCCTGGAGAACCATTAAGACCCCTTGGTAAAATTGCGTCAGGTGGGGAACTTTCAAGAATAATGTTGGCTATGAAGACGATATTCGCTCGACATGATCGAATCCCAGTACTTATCTTTGATGAAGTTGATACTGGAGTGAGCGGTAGAGCCGCCCAATCCATTGCAGAGAAGCTCTTTAAGTTATCTGATAGTTGTCAAGTATTCTCCATTACGCATTTACCTCAGGTGGCATGTATGGCGGATCACCAATATTTAATCGAAAAGAACATTATAGATGGACGAACCATGACAAGTGTGGACAATTTATCTGATGAAGGACGGATTGAAGAACTTGCCCGAATGCTCGGTGGTGTTGAGATTACGACCAAAACACGTCATCATGCTCAAGAAATGCTAAAGTTAGCTGAAGCTAGAAAAGCTGTCAGATGA
- the ahrC gene encoding transcriptional regulator AhrC/ArgR, with protein MKGQRHIKIREIITQRDIETQDELVEALRSSGFQVTQATVSRDIKELALIKVPTDEGEYKYSVPSAQRYNPVNKLKRALVDNFVHIDHTGNLVVVKCLPGSANAVAVLLDNMEWNQILGTICGDDTILLICRTGEDSEFVISQIMSFIS; from the coding sequence ATGAAAGGACAGCGGCATATAAAGATTCGTGAAATTATTACCCAACGAGATATTGAAACACAGGATGAATTAGTTGAAGCATTAAGAAGTTCAGGATTTCAGGTTACACAAGCGACGGTATCTAGAGATATTAAAGAATTAGCACTAATTAAAGTGCCTACGGATGAAGGGGAATATAAGTACTCCGTGCCTTCAGCACAACGTTACAATCCTGTTAATAAATTGAAGCGAGCACTGGTAGATAACTTCGTTCACATTGATCATACAGGCAATCTAGTTGTCGTGAAATGTCTTCCTGGATCAGCCAATGCAGTTGCCGTATTGCTGGACAATATGGAATGGAACCAGATTCTTGGAACTATATGTGGGGACGATACGATTCTGTTGATTTGCCGAACTGGTGAAGATAGTGAGTTTGTGATTTCTCAAATTATGAGCTTTATTTCTTAA
- a CDS encoding TlyA family RNA methyltransferase yields MEKERIDILLVEQGLYDSREKAKAAIMAGLVFAAEERIEKPGMKVPREAVIRVKGAVHPYVSRGGLKLKKAIDLFEIDLENVVMLDIGSSTGGFTDCALKHAANYVYAIDVGTNQLDWSLRNDERVCVMEKTNFRYMTPDDLKGSVPNFASIDVSFISLRIILPPLMALLQQSSSVVALIKPQFEAGRDKVGKSGVIRDSAVHQDVLSTVLTYAEELGYRLQGLTFSPITGGEGNIEFLAHWRLETSSEEELPMDNEQIKDLIDQVIKEAKHTFTGNSSK; encoded by the coding sequence ATGGAAAAGGAACGTATTGATATTCTACTTGTAGAGCAAGGTTTATATGATAGTCGTGAAAAAGCTAAAGCAGCTATTATGGCAGGGTTAGTTTTTGCCGCTGAAGAACGGATTGAAAAGCCGGGAATGAAGGTTCCTAGAGAAGCTGTCATTCGGGTGAAGGGAGCTGTACATCCTTATGTCAGTCGAGGTGGGTTGAAGTTAAAGAAAGCCATCGATCTATTCGAAATTGATTTAGAGAATGTAGTGATGTTGGATATTGGCTCATCAACAGGGGGGTTTACAGATTGCGCACTTAAGCATGCAGCTAATTACGTATATGCGATTGATGTTGGAACTAACCAATTAGATTGGTCTCTTCGTAATGACGAACGTGTATGTGTCATGGAAAAAACAAACTTTCGTTATATGACCCCAGACGATTTGAAAGGATCTGTACCAAATTTTGCTAGCATTGATGTCTCATTCATATCACTTCGGATTATTCTGCCACCTTTGATGGCGTTATTGCAGCAGTCTTCAAGTGTGGTAGCTTTGATTAAGCCACAATTCGAAGCAGGAAGAGATAAGGTAGGTAAATCTGGCGTGATTCGTGATTCTGCAGTTCATCAAGACGTGTTATCGACCGTGCTCACGTATGCTGAAGAATTGGGTTATCGTTTACAGGGGTTGACCTTCTCACCAATTACAGGCGGAGAGGGTAATATTGAATTTCTAGCGCATTGGAGGCTGGAAACTTCTAGTGAGGAAGAACTACCTATGGATAACGAGCAGATCAAAGATTTAATAGATCAAGTTATCAAGGAAGCAAAACATACGTTTACGGGGAACTCATCTAAATAG
- the dxs gene encoding 1-deoxy-D-xylulose-5-phosphate synthase produces the protein MQLPQIEQPEQLKSLSVDELASLASEIRQFLIEKLSVTGGHLASNLGVVELTIALHYSYNSPTDKFIFDVGHQAYVHKILTGRMERFDTLRKYNGLCGFVKRSESEHDVWEAGHSSTSLSAAMGMALARDLKGEDNKVVAIIGDGALTGGMAFEALNHIGHEQKKLMVILNDNEMSIAPNVGAMHNYLSKIRSDRHYLRAKDEVEGLLKKIPAIGGKLAKTVEKLKDSLKYMVVPGILFEELGFTYLGPVDGHDLPKLIEAFQQADNVEGPVFVHVLTTKGKGYTPAEADSYKWHGISPYKIESGQVLKSVGNPMYTDVFSQTLIELGERDSRLVAVTPAMPGGSGLVPFSKRFPDRMIDVGIAEQHAATMCAALAMEGLKPVFAVYSTFMQRAYDQIVHDICRQNANVTFAIDRAGFVGADGETHQGVYDVAFMRHIPNIVLMMPKDENELRHMMLTALEYNDGPIAYRYPRINGQGVAIDETLVPIPIGTWETVREGEGYAVLAVGPMVQVALEAAELLKREGVQLQVVNARFLKPVDEDMLRSLAQSNTNMIVLEESSEAGSLGSAILEFYSSHYLFNTTVSVMGIPDRFIEHGSIKEQREETNLTAIAVCEEIRKMMTLHPYEVEKSSFSS, from the coding sequence GTGCAGCTTCCACAAATAGAACAACCAGAACAATTAAAGTCTCTATCGGTTGATGAACTAGCCTCTCTTGCGAGTGAAATACGACAGTTTCTTATTGAGAAATTGTCTGTTACGGGTGGGCATCTGGCATCTAATTTAGGGGTAGTGGAGTTAACAATTGCCCTTCATTACTCCTATAACAGTCCTACGGATAAATTCATATTTGATGTTGGACATCAAGCGTATGTTCATAAAATACTAACGGGTCGTATGGAACGGTTCGATACGTTAAGAAAATATAATGGATTATGTGGCTTCGTAAAGAGATCAGAAAGTGAACATGATGTCTGGGAAGCGGGACATAGTAGTACGTCTCTTTCAGCTGCCATGGGTATGGCTCTTGCAAGAGATTTGAAGGGTGAAGATAATAAAGTAGTAGCGATCATTGGTGATGGTGCGTTAACGGGTGGTATGGCGTTTGAAGCATTAAATCATATTGGTCATGAGCAGAAAAAACTAATGGTAATCCTAAATGATAATGAGATGTCTATTGCTCCAAATGTAGGTGCGATGCACAATTATCTAAGTAAAATCCGTTCGGATCGCCATTACTTAAGAGCGAAAGATGAAGTTGAAGGATTGCTCAAGAAAATTCCAGCGATTGGTGGTAAATTAGCCAAAACTGTAGAAAAATTAAAAGACAGCCTTAAATATATGGTTGTCCCAGGCATTCTTTTTGAAGAATTAGGATTTACGTACTTAGGTCCGGTTGACGGACATGATCTTCCGAAATTAATCGAAGCTTTCCAACAAGCGGATAATGTAGAGGGCCCTGTGTTTGTTCATGTACTGACAACGAAGGGGAAAGGCTACACACCCGCGGAAGCGGACTCTTATAAATGGCATGGGATTTCACCGTATAAGATTGAATCTGGTCAAGTGCTGAAATCTGTAGGGAATCCAATGTATACGGATGTGTTCTCACAGACTTTAATTGAACTTGGAGAACGTGATTCAAGATTAGTGGCTGTAACACCAGCGATGCCAGGTGGATCAGGACTTGTCCCGTTCAGCAAGCGATTCCCTGATCGAATGATTGATGTAGGCATTGCCGAACAACATGCTGCAACGATGTGTGCTGCGTTAGCTATGGAAGGATTGAAACCTGTATTCGCAGTGTATTCTACCTTTATGCAGCGGGCATATGACCAGATCGTTCATGATATTTGCAGACAAAATGCTAACGTAACGTTCGCTATCGATAGAGCAGGTTTTGTTGGAGCTGATGGAGAAACACATCAAGGTGTATATGATGTTGCTTTCATGCGCCACATTCCTAATATTGTTCTTATGATGCCTAAAGATGAGAACGAACTGCGTCATATGATGCTTACAGCATTAGAATATAATGACGGGCCAATAGCTTATCGCTACCCACGGATTAACGGACAAGGTGTTGCCATTGATGAGACATTAGTTCCAATTCCAATTGGAACATGGGAAACGGTTCGTGAAGGTGAAGGATATGCGGTTCTAGCAGTTGGACCAATGGTTCAAGTAGCATTAGAAGCTGCGGAACTACTTAAACGAGAAGGTGTACAATTGCAGGTTGTGAATGCGCGCTTCTTAAAACCAGTAGATGAAGATATGTTGCGATCATTAGCACAATCAAACACTAATATGATTGTACTGGAAGAGTCATCGGAAGCTGGAAGTTTAGGTAGTGCAATCCTAGAATTCTATTCAAGTCATTATCTATTCAATACAACGGTTTCTGTTATGGGTATTCCTGATCGATTCATCGAACATGGAAGTATCAAAGAACAACGTGAAGAAACGAATTTAACGGCTATAGCAGTATGTGAGGAGATTCGTAAAATGATGACTCTTCATCCTTATGAAGTTGAAAAAAGCAGCTTTTCATCCTAA
- a CDS encoding polyprenyl synthetase family protein: MTSTPLLQHFIEDVSDRMTSSLQNIIPSVWDVPVNLKESMTYSLLAGGKRLRPLLVIAACEALKGNRDAAIEVACSVEMVHTYSLIHDDLPAMDNDDYRRGKLTNHKVYGEAMAILAGDGLLTHAFYHLSQIPRKHGIPADQVLTIIEELSEMSGPRGMVGGQVADMEGEQGLTDLSQLEYIHLHKTSDLIIFSLMAGGRIAGAEETKIEALRTFGEHLGLAFQIQDDILDLIGDEAKLGKKTQSDIKQDKVTYPFFIGLENSQMEVKRHTEEAKKIILNAQFPYPELLLEIADYLVSRDH; this comes from the coding sequence ATGACTAGCACTCCGCTATTACAACATTTTATTGAGGATGTTTCGGATCGAATGACATCCTCCTTACAAAATATAATCCCATCCGTTTGGGATGTGCCTGTTAACTTAAAAGAGTCCATGACGTATTCACTTCTAGCTGGGGGGAAACGCTTACGTCCCTTACTAGTGATTGCGGCATGTGAAGCACTTAAAGGTAATCGTGATGCAGCTATTGAAGTAGCATGTTCTGTGGAAATGGTACATACCTATTCGCTCATTCATGATGATCTTCCTGCCATGGATAATGATGATTATCGACGGGGTAAACTGACTAATCATAAAGTATATGGTGAGGCAATGGCGATTCTTGCCGGTGATGGGCTGTTAACGCATGCTTTCTACCATTTATCGCAAATTCCACGTAAACACGGTATTCCAGCAGATCAAGTGCTTACGATTATTGAGGAATTATCAGAAATGTCTGGGCCAAGAGGAATGGTGGGTGGTCAAGTTGCGGACATGGAGGGTGAGCAAGGATTAACTGATTTATCCCAACTAGAGTATATACACCTTCATAAAACGAGTGATTTAATCATATTTTCTCTTATGGCTGGTGGGCGTATTGCTGGTGCTGAAGAGACCAAAATTGAAGCACTTCGAACATTTGGAGAACATTTAGGGCTGGCCTTTCAGATTCAAGATGATATTTTAGACCTAATCGGTGATGAGGCTAAATTGGGCAAAAAAACACAAAGTGATATTAAACAAGATAAAGTGACGTATCCTTTTTTCATTGGACTTGAAAATTCACAAATGGAAGTTAAAAGACATACTGAAGAAGCTAAAAAAATTATACTTAATGCACAATTTCCTTATCCAGAGCTTTTGCTGGAAATAGCTGATTATTTGGTCAGTAGAGATCATTAA
- the xseB gene encoding exodeoxyribonuclease VII small subunit, with protein sequence MAKATELKFEQAMSQLEAIVDELEHGDVPLEKAIELFQKGMALSQLCSQKLEVVEQKIEMIVQEDGQIRKKPFGTSLELESGNSND encoded by the coding sequence ATGGCGAAGGCAACTGAACTGAAGTTTGAACAAGCAATGAGCCAATTAGAAGCGATTGTTGACGAACTCGAGCACGGTGATGTCCCTTTGGAAAAGGCGATTGAGTTATTTCAAAAAGGAATGGCACTTTCACAATTATGTAGTCAGAAGCTCGAAGTTGTAGAACAAAAAATCGAAATGATTGTACAGGAAGATGGCCAAATTCGCAAAAAACCTTTTGGTACTTCATTAGAGTTGGAAAGTGGGAACTCTAATGACTAG
- the xseA gene encoding exodeoxyribonuclease VII large subunit: MDQQNVLSIKDLNRYIRMKMDSDSVLSDVWIRGEISNFTHHSSGHMYFTLKDESSRIRAIMFGSYNQKLPFLPKEGSRVIARGNVTVYERDGQYQFYATHMQPDGIGSLYLAYEQLKKKLESEGLFTQEHKQVIPTYPQTIGVITSPTGAAVRDIMITLQRRYPLANIILHPVMVQGKDAAPSVVKAIELLNRLAEVEVIIVGRGGGSLEELWAFNEEVVARAIYKSKIPIISAVGHETDFTIADFVADLRAATPTAAAELAVPNMSDMKATLQVIERQLRQSLKQRVSNYRERLGALQRSPVMVHPRRSLLQHSERLDKLHQQLTRSMSSGVKLSKEKKSRIHQSLLRFNPKDQLAAAKKQREKNEHQLHLAMASIHKTNKHQLGTAIKQLDALSPLKVMSRGYSLIYDEKEEHLIKSIRDVQLGDLVKIRLNNGQFDAQVWAVKEDDLEHGEGN, translated from the coding sequence ATGGACCAACAGAATGTATTATCCATTAAAGATTTAAACCGATACATCCGGATGAAGATGGACTCGGATTCAGTGTTGTCTGACGTATGGATTCGAGGCGAAATCTCTAATTTCACTCATCATTCTAGCGGACATATGTACTTTACGTTGAAAGACGAGAGTAGTCGGATTCGTGCTATCATGTTCGGATCTTATAATCAAAAATTACCCTTTTTACCTAAAGAAGGGTCACGAGTAATTGCGAGAGGTAATGTAACGGTATATGAACGAGACGGTCAATATCAATTCTATGCCACGCATATGCAGCCAGATGGGATTGGTAGCTTATATCTTGCCTATGAACAATTAAAGAAAAAGTTGGAATCAGAAGGGTTATTCACCCAAGAACATAAGCAGGTTATACCTACATATCCGCAAACGATTGGTGTAATCACTTCGCCAACGGGAGCTGCGGTAAGGGATATCATGATTACTTTGCAGAGAAGGTATCCGCTAGCGAATATTATATTGCACCCTGTAATGGTACAAGGTAAAGACGCTGCACCTTCAGTGGTTAAGGCGATAGAGCTATTGAACCGTTTAGCAGAGGTTGAAGTGATTATCGTAGGCCGTGGTGGTGGATCTTTAGAGGAATTATGGGCATTTAATGAGGAAGTTGTTGCCAGAGCTATTTATAAATCAAAAATCCCTATTATTTCAGCCGTTGGTCATGAAACTGATTTTACAATTGCTGATTTTGTTGCTGATCTACGAGCAGCTACACCTACAGCAGCTGCGGAGTTAGCAGTCCCCAACATGTCAGATATGAAAGCCACTCTTCAGGTGATAGAACGTCAGTTGCGTCAATCATTGAAACAACGGGTATCCAATTATCGTGAGCGTCTAGGAGCATTGCAACGGTCACCAGTGATGGTACACCCTCGAAGATCGTTACTACAACACTCGGAACGGCTGGACAAGTTGCATCAACAACTAACGAGATCTATGTCATCTGGAGTAAAGCTAAGTAAAGAGAAGAAATCACGTATACATCAAAGTCTTTTACGTTTCAATCCGAAAGATCAGTTGGCTGCAGCAAAAAAGCAAAGAGAGAAGAATGAACATCAGCTCCATTTGGCGATGGCGTCCATTCATAAGACGAATAAACATCAGCTGGGAACAGCGATCAAGCAACTTGATGCGCTTAGTCCTTTGAAAGTAATGTCTAGGGGTTACAGTCTTATCTATGATGAGAAGGAAGAACATTTAATTAAATCAATTCGTGACGTACAGCTAGGCGACTTGGTAAAAATAAGGTTAAATAACGGCCAATTCGATGCTCAGGTATGGGCAGTGAAGGAGGATGATCTGGAACATGGCGAAGGCAACTGA